The sequence TTCTGGTATTCTTGATGGTTCACTAGCCGTTGTTGATTGGAGAAATGTTAAACCCGAAACTGCACAAGAACGCCGCGACAAAATGATTAAACTTGGTGATCAAATCTGTTAATCAATTTATGGTTAATTTACTAAATATCAAAAATATATTTTGTTTTATTGAGCTGATAATTTGCAAGAATTCACAATATGCTGTAACTTAAAGAGCGTAATGAGAATGATTGTAAACTAATCAGTGTTGCACAATTCAAATTATTGTAACGGAAAGGATCTTAATTTATGAAAATTAATATTAAAGACGATGCACAAAAATACTTAGCTGATAAAATCCCAGCAGGAAGCACAATGATCTTGACTACCGATGATGGTTCAAACAAGTACTCAAGTCTTGGTGGTAGCTGTGCTATTGGTGATAAATTTCAACTAGTTATTCTTAATGAAAATGATCCTAAATATACTGTTCCGATCGAAAATAATGCTGGCTACAAACTAGCTACTGAACCTCAATATACAGACTTCTTTACTGCTGGTCTTAACATTTCCCTATGGCACAATGCTTTAGCTCTTAAAGACAACTCAGGTATCTTAGATGGTGCCCTTTCAGTTGTTGACTGGAGAAATGTTAAACCTGAAACCGCTGAAGAACGTCGTCAAAAGATGGAAAAACTTGGCGACCAAATCTGCTAATCATTTACTAAGAAATTCAAAAATACATAAAAAAGGCCTCGATATCTACTTCGGTATCGGGGCCTTACTTTCTTTCCATTTATTACTTTTTACCAGTACGACGTTGGAAGAATTTAACAATTTCAACAATCAAAATCATCAATACTCCAGCGCCAAGGACAATCAACCATTGTTCTAGATTCAGTTCAGTAACGTGGAACAAGCTGTTAAATCCAGGAACAACAATTGTCGCTGCCACCATGATAAATGATGTTAATACACCAATGTTGAACATCTTATTCTTGAACATATGAACTTTAAAGATCGATTGATACGTCGATTTAACGTTAAATGCGTGGAACAATTGAATCAAAGCTAATGTTGCATAGGCCATTGTCAAAGCATCAGCATGCATTGCATCATTAGCTGTGTGGACTGGGAACATAATGGCTAATCCATAAACTCCCAAAGTAATCAGTCCTTCAAGGATACCTTGATAAACGATCGAAGAACCAATTCCTCCACCTAAGAAACTTGAACGGCGCCCACGTGGTTTTTTATCCATAATACCTGGTTCGGTTGGTTCAACACCTAAAGCGATTGCTGGGAAAGTATCGGTTGCTAAATTGATCCAAAGCAACTGAACCGGTAGTAAAATATCCCAGCCTAGCAAAGTCATCATGAACAATGTCAAAACTTCACCTAAGTTAGCTGAAAGTAAATATTGAATCGATTTTTGAATATTAGAGAAGACCTTACGACCTTCTTCAACCGCAACGATGATTGTTGCAAAGTTATCATCGGCTAATACCATATCAGAAGCTCCCTTAGAAACTTCCGTACCAGTAATACCCATACCGATACCAATATCAGCGGACTTCAAAGCTGGTGCATCATTGACACCGTCACCAGTCATGGCAACAACTTTACCTTTATCTTGCCAAGCTTTGACGATTCTAACTTTATGTTCTGGAGATACACGCGCATAAACTGAATAACGTTGAACATTCTTTTCGAATTCATCGTCACTCATTTGATCCAATTGAGCCCCAGTAATGACAGCATCATCATCGCCTGCTTTAATGATTCCTAAACGAGCTGCAATCGCTTCGGCAGTATCTTGATGGTCACCAGTAATCATCATTGGACGAATACCAGCTTTTTTGGCATCAGCAACCGCTTTGGCAGCCTCTGGACGTTCTGGATCAATCATCCCAATCAAACCTGCAAAGACTAAATCATTTTCAACGGTCTCTGAATCAACGGTTTGTGGAATTTCATCAATAATCTTATAACCCATGGCTAAAACTCTCAAAGCTTGAGTTGCCATTGCTTTATTTTGCTTTAAAATTTCTGTCTTATCGGCTTCAGTAAAATCAACTACTTCATCAGAGGTTTTTTGCAATTTAGTAACTCGTTGCAACAACATATCAGGAGCACCTTTGACCGCTACTAAGAATTTACCATCAGATAACTTGTGAATCGTTGACATCAACTTACGTTCTGAATCGAATGGTACTTCTGCAACACGTGGTTCCTTTTTCAACTCGTCTTCAACTTGATAGTCGTGATCAAATCCAAATTGAACTAAGGCTGTTTCAGTTGGATCACCTACTAAAACTCCATCATTTTGAATCTTTGTATCATTGGCAAACGTCATAACTTGTAGAACTTTATCAGCTCCAGTGATTTTTGACGAGGCATCATTTAGTTTGCCATATTGATAAAACTTTTCGACTGTCATCTTATTTTGAGTTAACGTACCAGTCTTATCAGAAGCAACAATATCAGTACTTCCCAACGTTTCAACTGCAGGAAGCTTCCTAACCAAAGCTTTACGCTTAGCCATTCTTGTTGTACCTAACGCTAAAATAATCGTTACGATAGCTGGTAAACCTTCCGGAATTGCAGCAACGGCTAATGAAATTGCGACCAACATCATATTGATGACTAATTCATTCATTGGCAATCCCGAATGATTATTGAAAATACCAACTGCGAAAATCACTGCAGCGATTCCAAGAATCAACCAAGTCAAAGTTTTACCAAGAGAATTCAAATTATCTTGCAGAGGTGTGCTTGTTTCCTCAGCTTTATTGATCATTCCAGCAATTTGACCAACTTGTGTATTCATACCAACACCAACTACGATACCGACTCCACGACCGTAAGTAACATTACTATTCATATAAGCCATGTTTTTACGATCACCTAGTGGAATATCCTCATCTGGTAGAGTTTCTGCTTCTTTTTCAACCGGAACTGATTCACCAGTCAAAGCAGCTTCTTCAATCTTCATCGAGGCCGAATCAATCAAGCGGATATCCGCTGGCACAATATCTCCAGCTTCTAGCAAAACAACATCTCCGACCACTAAAGCCTCACTACTAACTGTCTCCAGTTTGCCATTTCGCTTGATATGAGCTTCAGGAGTCGACATTTCCTTCAAAGCATCAATAGCTTCCTCAGCCTTTGACTCCTGGAAAACCCCAAAAACAGCATTGATAATAACTACGGCCAAAATCAAAGCGGCATCAGCCCATTCTTGAGCAACAAATCCTGAAATCAAGGCAGCCACTAATAAAACAATAATCATAAAATCTTTAAATTGATCAAAAAATCTTTGGAACAAATTCTTCTTCTTACCTTGTGCTAAAGCATTAGGCCCATTTTCTTCCAAACGTTTTTTAGCTTGGTCAGTACTTAATCCGGCTTCACTAGTTTGGAATTTATCCAACAGTGAAGTTTTATCCAGTGCATAATATCGAGTATCTTTCAAATTCAACCCCTCCTTTGATTTAAAAAAAGAGACCTGCACGCCAAATAGCGTACAAGTCTCACTAATTAAGACAAAACCAGACTTACGTCTTGCTGACGATTTTGTCGCAGGCAACTTCTGCAAGTTACTCCCTTGTTTAAGGTCAGTATATCGAAAATCTATATTTAAATCAAAGAAAAGATGCAATAAATTAAATTATATATTCGGCATTAACCCATTCATTGGTTGCTACTCGATAATACGTTGTTCCATCAACAACCTTAGTTTGATCAGTTTGCCATGATGTATTATTTGCTAATGCTCGATTAGTTATCGTTGTCATGCTTCCGTCATCTTGCAAAGCAACTAATTGAACGTAACTAGAATTTGAATTATTTACTTTGATAACATTAGCTGAGCTAGCTGCATCAGTAGTTGAAGAATTTCCAGCTAAGTATTGTGCTGCTACCCATTCATTCGTAGCTACTCGATAATATGTTGTTCCATTGACAACTTTTGTTTGATCAGTTTGCCATGATGTATTATTTGCTAATGCTCGATTAGTTATTGTTGTCATACTTCCATCATCCTGTAGAGCCATCAATGGTACATAACTGCTAGAAGAATTATCTACTTCAATTACATTAGAACTAGTAGATCCACTATCAGTTACGGCTGAATCATTATCAGTTGAAGTTGTCGTAGTTGTTGTAGTCGTACTTGAAGAATTAGGTGACTGATATGATGTAAAGAAATCATCATACAACTCAGACACATCAAAATAACCGCTACTTCCGCTAAAAGTATAAGAACTCGACCATTGCCAGCCATGATTAGAGGTATACCATTCTTGTCCAGAAGGATTATATGGATATGATGCGATCCAACCGGTATCGACACTCATTACACTGCCGACCCAAGAACCCATAGTATAAATTGTCGAACGATAACCATATTTAGCAACTTCTGTCATAAAAGCTTGATTATCAGCATCATTTTGTGCTTCAGACACAGAACTTTGCTCGGAACTTTCAACATCAGTAGCTAATACAGCCCCTTCGGGTAAGCCATCCGCTTGAGCCAATTTACCAGCATAATCCGCTTCGGCAATCGCACTAGCAACACTATTGTAGTGAGCAAAATGATAACCGCTAATATACATGCCGGCTTTTTGAGCATTTGCAATGTTATTTGCAGCTGTACTATCCTTAAAAGAAGTACCTTCACTAATTTTAGTTACAATCGCTTTAACGCCATAGTTGTTGTACATATCTTGGAAATTGGCAACAGTCATGGCTCCATTATTATTGGACACATCGACCATATCTGTTCTAGCAGCGCTTACATTAGTAGCTCCCAAAAGTACTATCAAGAACGAAAATATTGTCGCCAAAAGAATTGTCGTTTTTCTTTTTAAAACCATTATCAAATCTCCCTCTTGTTGTTATCACAACAAAAGAATTATAGAACTGGTATTAAAAAATGAACCAAAAATTACATGATTGTACTTATAAATTAACATAGTAACTATTATTTAATCAAAAATTAACTTGATTTATTGTATTTTTTGAATTTTATTTTTAACAGCAATTATTACTTATTTACGGAGGATTTTTATGAACTACAAATATATTTTAATCGACCTTGATGATACTATTCTAGATACAAGGGCCAATACACATAATGCTTTAAAAGAAATGGCTAAATATGTTGATTTTCCATTCAATGATGAACAAATTCAATATTGGTATCAAATGAATGACTATTTGTGGAAACAATTGGAAGAAAAGCAGATTAGTCGACAAGAATTGATGGACAGTCGCTTTCCAAATCTATTTAGTCATTTCAACAAAAAAATCGATACTACCAACATAAATCAACAATACTTTGATGTACTAAATCAACAGCACGAATTGATGCCCGGCGCTAAAGAGATCCTACAGGAATTAAATAAAACATATCGTCTATTTGCGGCTTCAAACGGAACCGGCGATAAACAATATTCCCAAACGGCAGGCGCAAAAATTGACCAATACTTTGAAAAGATATTTTTATCAGAAGATATTGGTTTCGATAAACCTGACAAAAAATTCTTTGAAGCCATTGAAAATGAATTACAGGCAAAACCTGAAGACTTTTTAATGATTGGCGACTCACTTTCCTCAGATATTGCTGGTGCTAATTATAGTAATATCGATAGTCTTTGGTATAACAAGAATGAGATTAATAATAAGACTGATTTTAAGCCCACTTATGAAGTGACTAAATTAGCAGATATTTGCGCAACTATTAAATAAACTGATTCAATTAATAAAAGAGCGAAAATAGCATCCATTCAAATATAGTCATTTTGACTATTGTTTAAATAGATGCCTATTTACTCAGTCATTAAAAATATAAAATTACTATCTAGTCCGGAATAGCAAAGGCTCCAAGTCGTACCCACATCGTTCCAGCCAAATTTGCTTTGCTATGGAGGACGGAATATTACTACTAACCTAACTTAAGAAAGAGCCACAAACCTAAATCTCTCCCTTTTTTCTGAAAATTTATTGTTATCGAACCGGTTCGATAGACTAGAATAACCATGATTACAGCGTTTATCCGTTTTCATTGCGTTATAATCGATTTGGTCATAAATAAATTTATTGGGGAGGGATTTTTATGTTACATTATTTTGACCTGAAACGTCCTCAAAAATTGGGTTTATCAATTAACGAACAAAAGAGTCGTTGGTTTCGTGAATTCTTAAAGTCATTTTTGGTCGTTTTCTTCGTTTACTTCTGCATGTATTTGATTCGGAATAATCTTTCTGCAGCACAACCTTTGTTAGTTAAAGATGGGATTTCTACAACTGCACTAGGTTGGATTGGTTATGGATTCTCACTAGCTTACGGGATCGGTAAAACTGTTCTAGGCTACGTCGTTGATGGTAAGAATACTAAGAAATTCATGTCGTTCCTTTTGATTCTCGCTGCTATTATGACGTTAATTATTGGGGTTGCCTTATTAATGAATCAAGCTCCTGTCGGATTGATCTTAGTACTTTGGTCATTGAATGGTATTTTCCAATCTCCTGGTGGCTCAGCTTCTTTATCCACCATTTCACGTTGGACGACAACTACTACTCGTGGACGCTATATTGGAATTTGGAACATTTCTCACGAATTCGGTGGTGCTGTTGCTGGTGTTATCGCTCTTTGGGGTGCAAATCATCTCTTTGGCGGTAACGTCGGTGGTATGTTTATTTTTCCCGCCATTATTGGTTTAATCGTCGGTTTCTGGGGATTATTCTTCGGGGCTGATGACCCACAAGAACTAGGTTGGGACCCTAGTGAAATCATCTTTGGTGAAAATATTTCAAAAGCTGATCAATCTGCTTCCAAGATGAGTAAGTGGACTATTTTTAAGACTTTCGTCATGAAGAGTCCTTGGGTCTGGCTATTGTGTATCGCTAACGTCTTCGTTTATGTCGTTAGAATCGGTATCGTCAACTGGGCTCCCTTGTACACTGTTCAACAGCTTCACTTCACAGTAGCTCAAGGTGCCAATACTTTATTGCTTTTCCAATTAGGTGGAATTATTGGTAGTGTTGTTTGGGGCTGGTTCTCAGATCTTTTGAAGGGTCGTCGGGCTGTTGTTTCAATCATTTGTTTAGCTCTGACAGCCTTCGTTGTTTTGGGTTATCGTTACGGGACAACACCTATGATGATCAATACTTCTTTGTTTTTCTTAGGTATGTTGATTTACGGACCACAACTATTGATCGGTGTCTCTGTTATCAGTTTCGTACCTAAAAATGCTCTAAACGTGTCTGATGGATTGACTGGTACCTTTGCTTACATCTTCGGCGATTTGATGGCACAAGTTGGTTTTGCGGCCATTGCCGATCCTAAGCAAAATGGTCTCTCAATTCTTGGCATGAACCTTCATGGTTGGAATGATACTTTCATTGTCTTCTACATGGCGGTCGTATTGAGTATCATTATTTTAGCTATTATTGCTGTCGGTGAAGAAAAACGGATTCGTCAACAATTAAATTAATTTGATACAAAAACAGGTTTGATTTTCCTATTCGAAATCAAACCTGTTTTTTATTTTTCTTTTGTAAAATAATCTTCTAAAAATTTGGCTAAGCCGTCTTTAGCGTTAGTTTCAGTCACAAAATTAGCAATTTTTTTAACTTCGGGTAACCCATTACCCATGGCAACTGAATACTTAGCTTCCTTCATCATCCCGACATCATTCATTCCATCACCAAAAACGAAAGTATGGTCGTAATCTATGCCCCATTCTTGTTGAATTCGTTTAACTGCCGTTCCCTTATCTGTTTGCAGTGGAATCATTTCCAAATTATCTGGACTAGAAGATGACATTTCCATTAAACCGCTATCGATCAACTCATCTCGAACAATATGAAGCTCTGACATATCACCACGACTCAAAACTACGCCATTAGTGATATCGCCAGTAACTGATTTTAATTCTGAAAAGCTTTCGACTTCCTCATAGCCAAAATCTTCATCAAAATTACCAGCATTTTGGGCGATGAAATCAGGAATTTTTCTTGTGAAATAAGCTTTCTCTGGTGTAAAGAGCATCATTGGCAATTGATATTTAGCCGTTACTTTATACGCCAAATCAACCGCCTTTGAACCTAATTTAGTAACCTCTCGACCTTTAGCACCATCAAAGACAGCTCCGTTAGACGTTATCATCTTTACATCAGGATTTAACAATCTCTGCGTAATTTTAGCTAATTCATACATCCGCCCTGTCGCAATGTAAAAAATTACTCCTTTTTGTTGTAGATTCTCAATTGTTTCTTTAGTTCGTGGAGAAATATGCTTATGATCACTCGCTAAAAGCGTTCCATCAAGATCCATAAATACTAAATATTTTGGCATAAATTTTTCCCTCGATTTTTAATTAACTTCATAATCTATTGTAGCAAAGTTTTTGTAATCGGTTACTTTATTCGTGCCAATTGTTCGAGTAATTCTTTTCTTTGTTGTATTAACTTTTTCCCAACGTCCGTTTGGGCGACTCTTTTTCGACTAACAGCTTGTTCAATCACCCGTTTGGTTGAAACTACATCAGTCATTTCTCTAATAGCTTTTTCCCTAGTCGTAAAGGGTTCATGCGTTACTAATTGCAATCCGTAAGAATTAGACAACAATGTATAACCACCGATACCAGTCGTTTTGTGATAAGGCTTTGACATCCCACCATCTATCACAAAAATTTTTCCATTAGCCATAATTGGCGATTCGCCCGCTTTGACTGGCGTATGACCATTAATGATATGACCATTTTTCAATCCAAAATCCTGCAATAATTTATCTGCAAACCACTCCTCTTGCCTTAAAGAATAATAAGGATTCAAAACTTCTAAGTGAGTACTTTTATCAGCAATAAAATAACGTTCAAATGTTGTCATCTGGTCTTTTCCAAACAAAGGCGACAATTTTCCTGTCCACAAATACCAAATCATATCGATATTTTGACTAGATTGTTGATCTTTTAACGCTTGACGAATAATCTTATCAAAATAATCAAACAACGCATGTCCAAAATATTTATGCCCATGAATTTCTAAACTTAATAAGTTACCCTCAGTATCTACGGGAATGCAACCATGCAATAAGAGATTATCGTTATATTTTAAATACATTGAACCATTATCGACTAAGTAGTTGATATGACGGTGCAATTTCTTCGATTTAGCAAATTGTTTCATCAAATAGTCAATCATCCTATTTTCATCTTCAGTTAATTGATAAGGGTTTTCTCGATCAACTAACTGAAAACAGCCGTCTTGAAGAGGATAAGTCTGACCAGCTAATGTAATTGTCTGATGATCAAAGTCAATTTTTTCCAATAAAAGTCGATTATTCATCTGAAACTCTGGATGTCTTTTTATCGTCTGACCTTCCAATTTAAATTGCATAATGGCCACAGCCTGTTGAACACAACTATCAATTTCTTCTCGTACAGTGGTGATTTTTTTACCCGTATCTGATTTTGGTAAAAAGGTAATTTGTTTATGATAATTCTCTAAGGAAAAATCAATTATTTTTTGTAGATCAATTCCGTAGGCATCTTGCAGAATCGTTAAATTATCATAACGGGCACAAATTCTGAGAAGATTTAGTATACATAATTTTGAACCCGCTAAACTCCCCATCCACAAAATATCATGATTTCCCCACTGAAAGTCAAAACTTTGCCAATGTTTGACCAAATGTTCTATCACGAAATCCGGATGCGGTCCACGGTCATAAATATCGCCAATAACGTGAACATGATCCACCACTAAACGTTGAATAGAATGACAAGTAGCAATAATGAAATCATCCGCCATCTTTAAATCAATAATGCCATCTAAAATATTTTGATAAGACAATTGTTTCGTTTCCGCATTATTATCAGCATAAAGTAATTCTTCCGTTACGTAGACAAATTCTGGATTAAGCGTCTTTCTAACTTTAGAACGCGTGTATTTATTGGCAGTATACCTTAACATTTCAATCAAATTATTAAAAGTATCCATATACCATTGTGTCAAATCATCTTTATTTCTTATTTGAGCTTTCGTACGTTTTAAAATTTCTGACGGATAATAAATTAAAAAAGCTAATTTTTTCTGAGAAACACTAGATAACCGACCAGTAAATAATTCCGCAATTTTTTGTTTAGTGTTTCCAGAGCCATTACGCATAATATGTGCAAATTCATCATATTCACCATGAATATCACTGACAAAAACTTCAGTTCCTTTCGGCAAACCTAAAATCGCCGATAAATTGATCAATTCCGTCTTGAGTTCGTTTCTTTTAGTAAAATCATCAACCATTTGTATATACCTTTCTTATCATTTTAGAGAAAATCGGTGTACTAACAATGATAATTAAAACTATACCATTTAAAGAAAACGATTCCAAGACATAAAAAAAGACATCCCTTTGGATGCCCGATTTTTTTAAACTGTTAATTCAATTTGATTCCCCTCTGGATCACAAACAACACTCTCGTAATAACCATCTCCGGTCACCCTTGGGCCACTGAGATGTTTATAACCAGCCTTTTCTATTGTTTCAGTTAACTGATCAACTTTTTCTTTTGAGCCTAAGGCAATCGCAATGTGCATATACCCGAGTGGATACCCTTTTTCATGGTGCCGATTCAAGTCATCTCTAGTACCAACTTCTAATCTTGCCCCATCTGGAAAAGTCAAAAAGCGTGAAGAGAAAGTCGTTACTGGATTGTGATATTTGTCTGAAGCTTTTGCCTCAAAATAAGTTTCATAAAACTCGACAGTTCTATCTAAATTGCGAACAAAAAGACCAACGTGTTCTATCCTCATAAAACCCCTCTAATCTAATTTTCTGTATTTATATTTATTAGTGTAGCTTACTTTCTGATTGGCAGGTAGAATTGTGTTTCCAAAATCTGGATGATGAATAGCATCTGGCAAAGTTTGTAGCTCCATCGCTAGTGAACTGAATTCATGATTTTGAGCTTTTACTGAATCAATTGGATTAGCGGTGAAAATAACTAATCCACCTCTATCAGTGTACAAATCAATTGCTCGATGCTCTGACTTCAACGTAGCAGCTTTTTTACCCACAACAAATGCATCATCGAATTCAACTTTATCTAATGGTTTGAGCTGCTTCAATCCTTGACCAATCTTTTTGAAATTCTTAAAGTCATAAGCATTGGTCGTTGCTAACAATTTTCCAGTAGGAATCTTTTCAGCATCAACATCGACGAAACGCTTCGAATTGATTTTCAATTGTTGCTGGCGAATATTCTCATCATCAATGTCAAAATAAACGTGACAAGTTGGATTAAATAGCGTGTCATGATCAGTCTCAGCACTGTAAGTTATTTGTACTTCATCGTCATCATTTAGACTGTATCTGATTTTTACCATCAACGTCCCGGGAAATTCATCCTCACCTTTGACTGTATGTGTAAACAAAACCGAATTGTCCGAATCAATCGTACTGTCAAAGTTTTGACTCTGTAATCCATGGTCACCACTGTGCATGACGTTTTTGCCATTATTGGGTGTCATTTGATAGTCAACACCATTAATAGAAAACTTAGCATCTTTAATTCGACCTGCGACACGTCCAATTGTTTTACCTACCATATAAGGTGTTTTAATATAATCATCCAAATCATTGAAATGCTCAATCAACGAGTGCTTCACGCCATCTTCAACCACTTCAAAATTTTGCCATGTAGCAGCGTAAGTCAAAACATTGATGCTAGTTTGATTTTTATTAGTTATTTTGTATGAATAAACGGGATCAGTTCCAATTTCCCCAAAAATTGTCTTCGTTACTGTCATATTTCTACCCATTCTGTGCAATCAATATCTGATACTGTGATTAGATAATTAATCCATAGCCTTTTTAATATTTTCAAGTGTTACTTCAGAAGTATCGTTAAAGTTTAAATCTGCTTCATTAAGCATCTTTGGATCACCGATTCCAAGAGAAGTTTCATGTGCACCGTTGATTGATTTAATCCCGGCAATCGCATCTTCTAAACCGATACATTCCTCAGGCTTTAGATTCAAAACCTCTGCTCCACGAACATAAATTTCTGGATCGGGTTTTCCGTGTGTCAAAGTAGCTGGATCAACTTTTCCGTCAAAATATTTGGCCAAATCTAATTTTTTCAAGACAATTGGTGAATTTTTTGAAGAAGAAGCTAAAGAAATTAAATAATGATGATCTGATAATTCTTCAATAAATTCTTTCATTCCTGGCAAAATATCATCTTGGCTCAAAGAGTCCAACAGCCCTAAATAATTATCATTCTTTTTGGCAGCTAATTTTTCTTTTTCATCTTCCGTGTAATCATTTTCTTTGCCGCCAGCTTTAAGGATCAAATTCAAAGAATCCATTCTAGCTACACCCTTTAGCTGGTTGGCTAAATCTTCTGTCCAAGTAACGCCTAATTCATCGGCCAATTGATGCCAAGCTTTACCATGGTAAAGTGACGTATTAGCAATTACACCATCTAAATCGAAAATAAAACCTTTAATTTGTTCAAATTTAACCATACTATTCTCCTTTGATAAAAAAGTGCCTGAATAAAATTATCCAGACACCTTTATTTTCACAATTATTTAAGCATTTGTGGCTTACCGTAAACTTGAATCTGTAATGGTTCTCCAGAAATCAATTTGAATTGTGGTCCATCGCTTGAGACAGAAACTTCAATTACACGATTTCTAAAGACTTGTCTAAATGAATAACTATTCCATTTCTTAGGCAAGAATGGCTTATAACTAAGCGTACCATCATCAGCTACACGCATACCAGCAAACCCTTGAACCATTGCTAGCCAGCCACCGGTCATTGAAGTAATGTGCAAACCATCTGCGGTGTCATTATTATAATTGTCTAAGTCTAGTCTAGCGGTCCTCTCATATAATGCAACCGCTTTCTCTTCGTAGTGAAGATCAGCTGCTAAAACTGAATGGATTGCAGGTGAAAGACTTGACTCGTGAACTGTCATAGGTTCATAGAAGTCAAAGTTACGCTTCTTTTCACGTTCACTGAATTCGTCGATGAAGTCCCAAATTCCTTGAAGAACATCACCTTGTTTGATATATGGTGAACGTAAAATCTTATCCCATGACCAGTGCTGGTTGATTGGCAATTGATCTTTTGGAATAGTTGAAACAGGGTCATGATTTTTATTCAAGTATCCGTCGTGTTGAACAAAGATACCCAAATCCTCATCATATGGCAAGTACATCTTATCAATGATATCTTGCCACTGATCCATTTCAGCTTTGGAAACGGCTAGCTTATCAAATTGTTCTTTTGAAACTTCACCGAGAATTTGTAACGTATACTTCAAAGTCCACTTAGCTAAGA comes from Companilactobacillus pabuli and encodes:
- a CDS encoding GH25 family lysozyme; amino-acid sequence: MVLKRKTTILLATIFSFLIVLLGATNVSAARTDMVDVSNNNGAMTVANFQDMYNNYGVKAIVTKISEGTSFKDSTAANNIANAQKAGMYISGYHFAHYNSVASAIAEADYAGKLAQADGLPEGAVLATDVESSEQSSVSEAQNDADNQAFMTEVAKYGYRSTIYTMGSWVGSVMSVDTGWIASYPYNPSGQEWYTSNHGWQWSSSYTFSGSSGYFDVSELYDDFFTSYQSPNSSSTTTTTTTTSTDNDSAVTDSGSTSSNVIEVDNSSSSYVPLMALQDDGSMTTITNRALANNTSWQTDQTKVVNGTTYYRVATNEWVAAQYLAGNSSTTDAASSANVIKVNNSNSSYVQLVALQDDGSMTTITNRALANNTSWQTDQTKVVDGTTYYRVATNEWVNAEYII
- a CDS encoding cation-translocating P-type ATPase codes for the protein MKDTRYYALDKTSLLDKFQTSEAGLSTDQAKKRLEENGPNALAQGKKKNLFQRFFDQFKDFMIIVLLVAALISGFVAQEWADAALILAVVIINAVFGVFQESKAEEAIDALKEMSTPEAHIKRNGKLETVSSEALVVGDVVLLEAGDIVPADIRLIDSASMKIEEAALTGESVPVEKEAETLPDEDIPLGDRKNMAYMNSNVTYGRGVGIVVGVGMNTQVGQIAGMINKAEETSTPLQDNLNSLGKTLTWLILGIAAVIFAVGIFNNHSGLPMNELVINMMLVAISLAVAAIPEGLPAIVTIILALGTTRMAKRKALVRKLPAVETLGSTDIVASDKTGTLTQNKMTVEKFYQYGKLNDASSKITGADKVLQVMTFANDTKIQNDGVLVGDPTETALVQFGFDHDYQVEDELKKEPRVAEVPFDSERKLMSTIHKLSDGKFLVAVKGAPDMLLQRVTKLQKTSDEVVDFTEADKTEILKQNKAMATQALRVLAMGYKIIDEIPQTVDSETVENDLVFAGLIGMIDPERPEAAKAVADAKKAGIRPMMITGDHQDTAEAIAARLGIIKAGDDDAVITGAQLDQMSDDEFEKNVQRYSVYARVSPEHKVRIVKAWQDKGKVVAMTGDGVNDAPALKSADIGIGMGITGTEVSKGASDMVLADDNFATIIVAVEEGRKVFSNIQKSIQYLLSANLGEVLTLFMMTLLGWDILLPVQLLWINLATDTFPAIALGVEPTEPGIMDKKPRGRRSSFLGGGIGSSIVYQGILEGLITLGVYGLAIMFPVHTANDAMHADALTMAYATLALIQLFHAFNVKSTYQSIFKVHMFKNKMFNIGVLTSFIMVAATIVVPGFNSLFHVTELNLEQWLIVLGAGVLMILIVEIVKFFQRRTGKK
- a CDS encoding iron-sulfur cluster biosynthesis family protein gives rise to the protein MKINIKDDAQKYLADKIPAGSTMILTTDDGSNKYSSLGGSCAIGDKFQLVILNENDPKYTVPIENNAGYKLATEPQYTDFFTAGLNISLWHNALALKDNSGILDGALSVVDWRNVKPETAEERRQKMEKLGDQIC
- a CDS encoding YjjG family noncanonical pyrimidine nucleotidase; its protein translation is MNYKYILIDLDDTILDTRANTHNALKEMAKYVDFPFNDEQIQYWYQMNDYLWKQLEEKQISRQELMDSRFPNLFSHFNKKIDTTNINQQYFDVLNQQHELMPGAKEILQELNKTYRLFAASNGTGDKQYSQTAGAKIDQYFEKIFLSEDIGFDKPDKKFFEAIENELQAKPEDFLMIGDSLSSDIAGANYSNIDSLWYNKNEINNKTDFKPTYEVTKLADICATIK
- the uhpT gene encoding hexose-6-phosphate:phosphate antiporter — encoded protein: MLHYFDLKRPQKLGLSINEQKSRWFREFLKSFLVVFFVYFCMYLIRNNLSAAQPLLVKDGISTTALGWIGYGFSLAYGIGKTVLGYVVDGKNTKKFMSFLLILAAIMTLIIGVALLMNQAPVGLILVLWSLNGIFQSPGGSASLSTISRWTTTTTRGRYIGIWNISHEFGGAVAGVIALWGANHLFGGNVGGMFIFPAIIGLIVGFWGLFFGADDPQELGWDPSEIIFGENISKADQSASKMSKWTIFKTFVMKSPWVWLLCIANVFVYVVRIGIVNWAPLYTVQQLHFTVAQGANTLLLFQLGGIIGSVVWGWFSDLLKGRRAVVSIICLALTAFVVLGYRYGTTPMMINTSLFFLGMLIYGPQLLIGVSVISFVPKNALNVSDGLTGTFAYIFGDLMAQVGFAAIADPKQNGLSILGMNLHGWNDTFIVFYMAVVLSIIILAIIAVGEEKRIRQQLN
- a CDS encoding HAD family hydrolase → MPKYLVFMDLDGTLLASDHKHISPRTKETIENLQQKGVIFYIATGRMYELAKITQRLLNPDVKMITSNGAVFDGAKGREVTKLGSKAVDLAYKVTAKYQLPMMLFTPEKAYFTRKIPDFIAQNAGNFDEDFGYEEVESFSELKSVTGDITNGVVLSRGDMSELHIVRDELIDSGLMEMSSSSPDNLEMIPLQTDKGTAVKRIQQEWGIDYDHTFVFGDGMNDVGMMKEAKYSVAMGNGLPEVKKIANFVTETNAKDGLAKFLEDYFTKEK